From Cryptococcus neoformans var. neoformans B-3501A chromosome 6, whole genome shotgun sequence, the proteins below share one genomic window:
- a CDS encoding hypothetical protein (HMMPfam hit to G-patch, G-patch domain, score: 46.5, E(): 7.3e-11), translating into MPRRKNDYLSDGSDSDASNSARSQDGYNSQEDPDARDERRLFEFKGNKRRKTDGRSGKDAAWEGIFGEEDGVGGVPRRGGIGGRGRPGPSSLRADWTKAPAFVSNGSKTLQEEEEEGQVRQANAEEPERDEDENGSESSTSSDSDSGSENDDNGSSPAPSPRIRDADDYNGEKQTTGGLGLGFRNASAQGTTDEPTGEAGKREEGGATELASRSKAGIGAGLSAGKKTLPDETIYSVGNEPHARSSTNDTIDHGPKPTGIPSGFGRPPPSLTAHSGHHTQRRFLPRAQSPAASTTKAQLTASEKAHFSKIQSSFGARLLAKQGWEVGKGLGVQENGRAVPIEVGKVLRGQGIQRGIRTEDSKREARRQGVTFSDDEDDEAPRRRRHREKGPKMHKEKNEEDQGWKRQKKVKVKVQHKTYEQLLAEAGDAVPAAGIGLVLDARGGELKEVQSLSSLSLSTWTPSSDSTRLPELRHNLHLIVDAAKQDVSGLVREGKKVNERRRWALREEEISRAKAEEASTKISRLKEIQEIVDTISHVATEQTVSSTPSLAPLSNSFELLIHKFQEEYQSLKLDDVIVGAIGQILRNAFTEWRPFDVSSNVLLSSLKTWKKAYNLPEIIDNDTAVATLSLRGKNAAVDRIDAGGERVMTAWESLIWHFNEWDPLSPNDAVHLVESWEPILPLFVKDNILDQLVLPKVKAAIEQWDPKRNKRERRSKSLASIVFPWLPLLGERVDEVMDLAKRRIRHVMRSWAVKDGVPEELSRWRKDVYSSNEWDKLIIQFVLPKLGLCLREDFTINPRKQDMVPLQDWVLPWHRLIRQSMFSHLLEVEFFPKWLDVLYIWLIQPSYKANEVATWYQWWSERFPEEVRDMPGVKQGFESGLNLMQEAMDLGPDAPAKLHKPKFEPRSTKKVLQTSTTPKLRKPEPPGIVATDITFRSIAEDYAAQHDLIFLPLGRSHDKTGKPLFKVCRNVDGKGGVTVYIGEYAVFAKMDDGEFRAISLEDMVKKASA; encoded by the exons ATGCCTCGAAGAAAAAACGACTATCTCTCGGACGGCTCTGACTCGGACGCCTCAAATTCGGCTCGCTCCCAAGACGGTTACAACTCTCAAGAGGACCCGGATGCTCGAGATGAACGGCGCCTTTTCGAATTCAAAGGCAACAAACGTCGCAAGACTGATGGACGCAGCGGGAAAGATGCCGCTTGGGAAGGTATAtttggggaagaagatggcgtAGGAGGGGTGCCGAGACGTGGAGGTATCGGCGGTAGAGGACGTCctggaccttcttcattgaGGGCTGATTGGACAAA AGCCCCCGCGTTTGTATCCAATGGGTCCAAGACTttgcaagaggaggaggaagaaggccagGTGCGACAGGCCAATGCTGAAGAGCcggaaagagatgaagatgagaacgGTTCGGAAAGCAGCACTAGCTCTGACTCTGACTCTGGTTCTGAAAACGATGATAACGGCAGCTCTCCCGCCCCTTCTCCCCGTATCAGGGATGCAGATGATTATAACGGAGAAAAACAGACTACAGGGGGATTGGGCTTGGGTTTCAGGAATGCCTCTGCGCAGGGTACCACTGACGAACCCACAGGAGAAGCcggaaaaagagaagaaggcggcgCAACAGAGCTTGCTTCTCGGAGCAAGGCCGGCATTGGTGCTGGATTATCGGCGGGAAAGAAAACGCTGCCCGATGAGACTATATACAGTGTCGGAAATGAGCCTCACGCAAGGTCTTCTACCAACGACACCATTGATCATGGTCCAAAACCTACAGGAATTCCTAGTGGTTTTGGAAGACCTCCGCCTTCTCTTACTGCGCACTCCGGTCATCATACTCAGCGTCGCTTTCTTCCAAGGGCTCAGTCGCCAGCGGCGTCCACAACTAAAGCCCAACTGACTGCGTCGGAAAAGGCCCATTTCAGTAAAATCCAATCATCGTTTGGGGCCCGTCTGTTAGCAAAGCAGGGATGGGAGGTCGGTAAAGGTTTGGGTGTACAAGAAAATGGTCGTGCTGTACCAATTGAAGTCGGGAAAGTTCTGAGGGGTCAAGGTATACAAAGAGGAATTAGGACTGAGGACAGTAAGCGAGAAGCAAGACGGCAGGGTGTGACCTTTtcggatgatgaggatgatgaagcaccgaggagaaggaggcatCGAGAGAAGGGACCGAAGATGcataaagaaaagaatgaagaagatcagGGTTGGAAAAGGCAGAAAAAGGTCAAGGTCAAAGTTCAACATAAGACCTATGAACAGTTATTGGCCGAGGCGGGTGATGCTGTTCCTGCAGCTGGCATAGGCCTTGTGTTGGACGctcgaggaggagag CTTAAAGAGGTCCAGTCGCTGTCGTCCCTCTCGCTTTCCACCTGGACCCCAAGTTCGGACTCTACAAGATTACCTGAACTTCGTCATAATCTCCACCTTATCGTCGATGCTGCTAAGCAAGATGTCTCGGGTTTGGtaagggaagggaaaaaggtAAATGAGCGTCGGCGTTGGGCCCTGcgtgaggaagagatttCCAGGGCCAAGGCTGAAGAAGCCAGCACCA AGATCTCTCGTCTGAAAGAAATACAGGAGATTGTCGATACGATCAGTCATGTAGCCACGGAACAGACAGTCTCATCAACACCTTCTCTTGCGCCTTTATCCAATAGCTTTGAATTGCTAATTCATAAGTTTCAAGAAGAATATCAATCTCTGAAATTAGATGATGTTATCGTGGGTGCAATTGGACAAATT CTACGGAATGCTTTCACAGAATGGCGACCTTTCGATGTATCATCCAACGTTTTACTCTCATCTCTCAAGACTTGGAAGAAAGCGTATAATTTACCCGAAATCATTGACAATGATACTGCTGTTGCAACTCTGAGCCTCAGGGGAAAAAATGCTGCCGTCGATAGGATAGATGCCGGTGGCGAAAGGGTAATGACGGCTTGGGAAAGTCTCATTTGGCACTT CAATGAATGGGATCCTTTGAGCCCTAACGATGCGGTCCACCTAGTCGAGTCTTGGGAACCGATCCTTCCCCTGTTCGTAAAGGATAACATACTCGACCAGCTCGTATTGCCAAAAGTCAAGGCAGCAATAGAACAATGGGATCCCAAGCGGAACAAGCGCGAGCGCCGTTCGAAATCTCTCGCGAGTATAGTGTTCCCATGGCTGCCACTACTGGGTGAGCGGGTCGACGAGGTTATGGATCTTGCCAAACGCCGCATCCGCCATGTCATGCGCAGTTGGGCAGTCAAAGATGGCGTTCCGGAAGAGTTGAGCCGCTGGCGAAAAGAT GTATATTCGTCAAATGAATGGGACAAGCTCATAATTCAGTTCGTTTTGCCCAAACTTGGGCTCTGCCTTCGAGAGGACTTCACGATCAATCCTCGCAAACAAGACATGGTGCCCTTGCAAGATTGGGTCCTCCCGTGGCACAGACTCATTCGACAATCAATGTTCTCTCATTTGCTCGAAGTGGAATTCTTTCCCAAGTGGCTCGATGTCCTATACATCTGGCTCATACAGCCATCATACAAAGCCAATGAGGTCGCTACATG GTATCAATGGTGGAGTGAGCGCTTCCCTGAAGAGGTGCGCGACATGCCCGGTGTCAAGCAAGGTTTTGAGAGCGGTCTCAACCTTATGCAAGAAGCTATGGACCTCGGTCCCGATGCACCCGCAAAGCTCCACAAGCCCAAATTTGAGCCTCGTTCGACTAAAAAGGTGCTCCAAACCTCAACGACCCCTAAGCTTCGCAAGCCCGAACCTCCTGGTATTGTTGCCACCGACATCACATTCAGATCCATTGCAGAAGACTACGCCGCGCAACACGATCTCATATTCCTACCCTTGGGTAGATCACACGACAAGACCGGAAAACCGTTGTTCAAGGTGTGCAGAAACGTGGATGGTAAAGGGGGTGTCACAGTGTATATTGGGGAGTATGCGGTGTTTGCGAaaatggatgatggagagtTCAGAGCGATATCGCTGGAGGATATGGTCAAAAAAGCATCGGCGTAG
- a CDS encoding hypothetical protein (HMMPfam hit to Acetyltransf_1, Acetyltransferase (GNAT) family, score: 67.4, E(): 3.8e-17) translates to MTPDSSLDLLFDPSILPASAQDELGPDLYLRPLSSTDVLRGHIELLSVLTSAPPQSVSTYETIFQEMKASAGIYFTVVVVHRLSNQVVACGSVIIERKFVRNAGLVGHIEDIAVSQSMQGRKLGMKIINTLVDIGLARGCYKIILDCSEKNIPFYEKCGYVPSSY, encoded by the exons ATGACCCCCGACTCCTCCTTAgatctcctcttcgaccCTTCTATACTACCCGCTTCAGCTCAAGACGAGCTTGGGCCAGACCTCTAT CTTCGCCCACTTTCTTCTACCGATGTTTTGAGGGGCCATATTGAACTTCTATCTGTCCTTACGTCTGCCCCTCCTCAATCTGTCAGCACGTATGAGACGATCTTCCAAGAGATGAAGGCAAGTGCTGGTATCTACTTTACAGTAGTGGTCGTTCATCGGCTCTCCAATCAG GTTGTGGCCTGCGGATCTGTCATTATTGAGCGCAAATTTGTTCGTAATGCGGGGCTTGTAGGCCACATCGAAGACATCGCCGTGTCACAAAGCAtgcaaggaagaaagctTGGAATGAAGATTATAAACACGCTGGTGGATATCGGACTTGCCCGAGGCTGCTATAAAATCATCCTGGACTGTAGTGAGAAAAACATCC CTTTTTATGAAAAGTGCGGGTACGTACCATCGTCATACTAA
- a CDS encoding hypothetical protein (HMMPfam hit to Transthyretin, Transthyretin precursor (formerly prealbumin), score: 177.6, E(): 2.5e-50) has protein sequence MSRSPITCHVLDSSQGKPASGVKVSLQILKAELSGPNEAKDKILADGTTDIDGRCSTLLSPNEKLSPGIYKMVFFTGDYFKATGTETFYPVVEITFNYADPSQHYHIPLLLSPFSYTTYRGS, from the exons ATGTCGCGTTCGCCTATAACTTGCCACG TGTTGGATTCGTCCCAAGGGAAGCCAGCTTCAGGAGTCAAGGTCTCTCTCCAAATACTGAAGGCAGAGCTGTCGGGACCCAATGAAGCCAAAGACAAGATTCTGGCAGACGG GACCACTGATattgatggaagatgcTCTACTCTCTTATCACCAAACGAGAAGCTCTCCCCTGGCATTTACAAGATGGTGTTTTTTACGGGTGATTACTTCAAAGCCACGGGGACAGAAACCTTCTACCCAGTGGTCGAG ATTACTTTCAACTATGCCGATCCTTCTCAGCATTATCATATACCTCTCCTACTCAGTCCTTTTTCATACACCACATACCGTGGCAGCTAA